The Acidimicrobiia bacterium genome window below encodes:
- a CDS encoding CpaF family protein — translation MTVTGQWPPAGAPTPATAPRVTARAHALEDLRHKMHQFVVAELGPILYDRGVSEAELRKQVGDTLQRALAQEHLALGSAERQALLQSVFDDILGYGPIDGLLRDPNISEVMVNGPQQVFVERDGKITRTDVRFVDEQHLRRIIDKIVSQVGRRVDEATPMVDARLPDGSRVNCIVHPLAIGGPFLTIRRFRADPFTVKDLIAIGTMSEQLAHFVDCCVRGRLNVIVSGGTGTGKTTLLNVLSSFIPPDERIITIEDAKELQLQQPHVLCTEARPPNIEGKGEIRIRDLVRNALRMRPDRIVVGEARGAEALDMLQAMNTGHDGSLTTVHSNAPRDTLSRVETMALMAGMDLPVRVIREQMASALDLIVHLSRLRDGTRRVTHVSEVMGMEGDVVVLQDIYLFDYSMGIDANGQFLGHLKSTGIRPGFSERLANFGVNLDQSLFSGEQLSRRGGMRR, via the coding sequence ATGACCGTCACCGGCCAGTGGCCGCCGGCCGGGGCGCCGACGCCCGCGACGGCGCCGCGCGTGACCGCGCGCGCCCACGCCCTCGAGGACCTCCGCCACAAGATGCACCAGTTCGTGGTGGCCGAGCTCGGCCCGATCCTCTACGACCGGGGGGTCTCGGAGGCCGAGCTGCGCAAGCAGGTCGGCGACACCCTCCAGCGGGCCCTGGCCCAGGAGCACCTGGCCCTCGGGTCGGCCGAGCGCCAGGCCCTGCTCCAGTCGGTCTTCGACGACATCCTCGGCTACGGACCGATCGACGGGCTCCTCCGCGACCCGAACATCAGCGAGGTCATGGTCAACGGACCCCAGCAGGTGTTCGTGGAGCGCGACGGCAAGATCACCCGCACCGACGTCCGGTTCGTCGACGAGCAGCACCTCCGGCGGATCATCGACAAGATCGTGAGCCAGGTCGGCCGGCGCGTGGACGAGGCCACCCCGATGGTCGACGCCCGCCTGCCCGACGGGTCCCGCGTCAACTGCATCGTCCACCCGCTGGCCATCGGGGGGCCGTTCCTCACCATCCGGCGCTTCCGGGCCGACCCGTTCACCGTCAAGGACCTCATCGCGATCGGCACCATGTCGGAGCAGCTGGCGCACTTCGTCGACTGCTGCGTGCGCGGCCGGCTCAACGTGATCGTGAGCGGCGGCACCGGCACCGGCAAGACGACGCTGCTGAACGTGCTGTCGTCGTTCATCCCGCCCGACGAGCGCATCATCACCATCGAGGACGCGAAGGAGCTCCAGCTCCAGCAGCCGCACGTCCTGTGCACCGAGGCCCGGCCGCCGAACATCGAGGGCAAGGGCGAGATCCGGATCCGTGACCTGGTCCGCAACGCGCTGCGCATGCGGCCCGACCGCATCGTCGTCGGCGAGGCCCGTGGCGCCGAGGCCCTCGACATGCTGCAGGCCATGAACACCGGCCACGACGGGTCGCTGACGACGGTGCACTCGAACGCCCCTCGCGACACGCTCTCGCGGGTCGAGACGATGGCGCTCATGGCCGGCATGGACCTGCCGGTGCGCGTCATCCGGGAGCAGATGGCCTCGGCCCTCGACCTCATCGTCCACCTGTCCCGGCTGCGCGACGGGACCCGTCGGGTCACCCACGTCAGCGAGGTGATGGGGATGGAGGGCGACGTCGTCGTGCTCCAGGACATCTACCTGTTCGACTACTCGATGGGGATCGACGCCAACGGGCAGTTCCTCGGGCACCTGAAGAGCACCGGCATCCGCCCGGGCTTCTCCGAGCGGCTCGCCAACTTCGGCGTCAACCTTGATCAGTCGCTCTTCAGCGGCGAGCAGCTGTCGCGCCGGGGGGGCATGCGACGATGA
- a CDS encoding type II secretion system F family protein, translated as MSGVVAAVDSTWRLALPAIMAGAVLAFAMAVMLITGDHRGALERRLTGYGEEPEPERPLGRGDGALAETRLVQDMADFTGRIAERVGLLNRVEEKLEQADLPVRPTEAIFFYGAATFVVVVGALLLLGPPPALILAIVAGIGPPVYLELRRHRRLRKFEVQLPDVLNLFAGSMRAGFSFAQALEAVAEEAPEPSRRELQRCFTESRLGRPIEDALEDSAQRMHSVDLMWAVMAIRIQREVGGNLAELLDTVSNTMTERERLKREILALTAEGRLSAWILGVFPPGFAIVLYAIQPTYMKVLFENGIGVIAVIASGVMAVIGFFWLRKLMAIEV; from the coding sequence ATGAGCGGCGTCGTCGCGGCGGTCGACTCGACCTGGCGGCTGGCGCTCCCGGCCATCATGGCCGGGGCGGTGCTGGCGTTCGCGATGGCGGTGATGCTGATCACGGGCGACCACCGCGGCGCCCTCGAGCGCCGGCTCACCGGCTACGGCGAGGAGCCCGAGCCGGAGCGCCCCCTGGGCCGCGGGGACGGGGCCCTGGCCGAGACCCGCCTGGTCCAGGACATGGCCGACTTCACCGGGCGGATCGCCGAGCGGGTCGGGCTCCTGAACCGCGTCGAGGAGAAGCTGGAGCAGGCCGACCTGCCGGTGCGCCCGACCGAGGCCATCTTCTTCTACGGCGCGGCCACGTTCGTCGTCGTCGTCGGCGCGCTGCTCCTCCTCGGCCCCCCACCGGCGCTCATCTTGGCGATCGTCGCCGGGATCGGGCCCCCGGTGTACCTCGAGCTGCGCCGCCACCGGCGGCTCCGGAAGTTCGAGGTCCAGCTCCCCGACGTCCTGAACCTCTTCGCGGGCTCGATGCGGGCCGGGTTCTCGTTCGCCCAGGCCCTCGAGGCCGTCGCCGAGGAGGCGCCCGAGCCGTCGCGGCGTGAGCTGCAGCGGTGCTTCACCGAGAGCCGCCTCGGCCGGCCCATCGAGGACGCGCTCGAGGACTCGGCCCAGCGGATGCACAGCGTCGACCTGATGTGGGCGGTCATGGCGATCCGGATCCAGCGCGAGGTCGGCGGCAACCTCGCCGAGCTCCTCGACACGGTCTCGAACACGATGACCGAGCGGGAGCGCCTGAAGCGCGAGATCCTGGCCCTCACGGCCGAGGGAAGGCTCTCGGCGTGGATCCTCGGCGTCTTCCCACCCGGGTTCGCGATCGTCCTCTACGCGATCCAGCCCACCTACATGAAGGTGCTGTTCGAGAACGGCATCGGCGTCATCGCCGTCATCGCGTCGGGGGTGATGGCGGTGATCGGGTTCTTCTGGCTCCGCAAGCTCATGGCGATCGAGGTCTGA